Proteins encoded in a region of the Sulfurimonas marina genome:
- a CDS encoding translation initiation factor, whose protein sequence is MSRGKKLDLFIGADIDDGWSEVQEKKNTSKKGVLEPQKHQLFFSKEKRRGKVVTLVGEFQLDKSASAELLKKLKKKLGCGGAFKDGFMEFQGELKEKLRPLLVDAGYNFKPKH, encoded by the coding sequence ATGTCAAGAGGAAAAAAGTTAGACCTTTTCATCGGTGCAGATATCGATGATGGCTGGTCTGAGGTACAAGAGAAGAAAAACACTTCTAAAAAGGGAGTGCTGGAACCTCAAAAACACCAACTTTTTTTCTCTAAAGAGAAACGCCGCGGAAAAGTCGTTACTTTGGTCGGTGAATTCCAGCTGGATAAATCTGCATCTGCCGAACTTCTTAAAAAACTGAAGAAAAAGCTCGGCTGCGGCGGAGCTTTTAAAGATGGATTTATGGAGTTTCAAGGGGAGTTAAAAGAGAAACTTCGTCCCCTCTTAGTAGACGCGGGGTATAACTTTAAACCAAAACACTAA